Proteins from one Puntigrus tetrazona isolate hp1 chromosome 10, ASM1883169v1, whole genome shotgun sequence genomic window:
- the zgc:114200 gene encoding gamma-secretase subunit Aph-1b-like produces the protein MTLAVFFGCAFIAFGPSFALFVFTIAKDPLRVIILIAGAFFWLLSLLLSSLVWFIAIKASNSQDVSLQRGLLIFGVFFSVLLQEVFRFAYYRLLRKANEGLAAISDDDGSAISVRQMAYVAGLGFGIMSGAFSMINVLSDSLGPGTVGIFGDSQYYFITAALMTLALTLLHTFWGVVFFEGCEKSRWWVIAAVVSLHLLVAGLSLLNPLYEGSLPPVYVIMLLMGVWAFFSSGGSLHGLNALCTRRKAEGESS, from the exons ATGACTCTGGCAGTGTTTTTTGGCTGTGCTTTCATAGCGTTCGGTCCGTCTTTCgccttgtttgttttcactATCGCCAAAGACCCGTTAAGAGTCATCATTCTGATCGCAGG GGCGTTTTTCTGGCTGCTGTCTTTGCTCCTGTCCTCTCTGGTGTGGTTCATCGCTATAAAGGCCAGTAACTCGCAGGATGTCAGCCTTCAGAGAGGCCTGTTGATTTTTGGAGTCTTCTTCTCAGTCCTGCTCCAGGAAGTCTTCCGCTTCGCCTACTACAGACTGCTCAG GAAGGCCAACGAGGGTCTGGCAGCCATTAGCGATGATGACGGTTCAGCTATTTCCGTCCGACAGATGGCTTACG TGGCCGGCCTGGGCTTTGGGATCATGAGTGGCGCGTTCTCAATGATCAACGTCTTGTCTGACTCCCTGGGTCCCGGGACGGTGGGCATCTTTGGAGACTCGCAGTATTACTTCATTACAGCAG CACTGATGACGCTGGCGCTGACGCTGCTGCACACGTTTTGGGGTGTGGTGTTCTTCGAGGGCTGTGAGAAGAGCCGCTGGTGGGTCATCGCTGCGGTCGTCTCTCTACATCTGTTAGTCGCCGGCCTG TCGCTGCTGAATCCGCTGTATGAGGGCAGCCTGCCTCCTGTGTATGTCATCATGCTGCTGATGGGCGTCTGGGCGTTCTTCTCGTCTGGAGGATCGCTACACGGCCTCAATGCACTTTGCACAC GCAGGAAAGCTGAGGGGGAATCTTCATAA
- the ca9 gene encoding carbonic anhydrase 14: protein MLCVNKKQEPNNTKLPVENFTVAEVSMRLDILLVLHLQVLVVASSSSAEEDESSARDVQSKGSSHQHHWGYHDQDAWLSAFEHCNGKSQSPVNIDAHKVFYDPRLSPINLEGYDLTGSPALTLINNGHTLQLSLPGSMRITKGFDHVYVAAQLHFHWGTKEVPGSEHTIDRVHFPAEIHVVHYNSKYANLTEAASKADGLAVLGGFIGIGLHDNDNYEKILSVLTDISTEESDTEIPGFNVRHLLPDSLDRFYRYNGSLTTPPCFQTVSWTLFNNSIRVSRRQLAALEDTLKTEHNKLLSKNFRAPQLLHGRKVLASFRAGSTTRIANEAPISETQDKNTMESNGHFLAIIFGLLFAITLLVFSVYTYRQRKKYSKFKKDSKQNVIYKPAAVEKDIDQTSVTVS from the exons ATGCTGTGTGTGAATAAGAAGCAAGAGCCTAACAACACCAAGTTACCTGTGGAAAACTTTACTGTTGCAGAGGTCAGCATGCGGCTGGATATACTCCTTGTCCTTCATCTCCAGGTGCTAGTCGTAGCATCATCATCCTCCGCTGAAGAAGATGAGAGCAGTGCGAGGGATGTCCAAAGTAAAG GTTCTTCTCATCAGCACCACTGGGGTTATCAtg aTCAGGACGCATGGTTATCTGCGTTTGAACACTGCAATGGAAAATCTCAATCTCCGGTCAACATAGATGCCCATAAGGTTTTCTATGATCCCAGGCTATCTCCTATTAATTTGGAGGGATATGATCTCACCGGCTCTCCTGCTCTAACCCTCATCAACAACGGTCACACAT TGCAGCTGAGTCTGCCGGGCAGTATGCGTATCACGAAGGGATTCGATCACGTCTATGTCGCGGCCCAGCTTCACTTCCACTGGGGAACTAAAGAGGTCCCTGGTTCAGAGCACACCATCGATCGCGTCCATTTCCCTGCTGAG ATCCACGTGGTTCATTATAACTCCAAATATGCAAATCTCACCGAGGCTGCTAGTAAAGCAGATGGATTGGCAGTGTTAGGAGGATTCATAGGC ATTGGCCTTCACGACAATGACAACTATGAAAAGATCCTGTCTGTGCTAACAGACATCAGCACAGAGG AGTCAGACACTGAGATTCCTGGTTTTAATGTGCGCCATCTACTGCCGGACAGCTTGGATAGGTTTTATAGGTACAACGGGTCCCTCACAACTCCTCCATGCTTTCAGACGGTCAGCTGGACTTTGTTCAACAACTCAATCAGAGTCTCAAGGAGACAG ctAGCAGCGTTGGAGGATACATTGAAAACTGAACACAACAAGCTTTTGTCCAAAAACTTCAGAGCTCCACAACTTCTGCACGGAAGAAAAGTGCTGGCATCCTTCCGCGCGGGATCCACTACGAGAA TAGCCAATGAAGCTCCAATATCtgaaacacaagacaaaaatacaatggaatCAAATG gACACTTTCTGGCAATTATTTTTGGGCTTCTGTTTGCCATCACTTTGCTGGTCTTCTCTGTATACACATATCGTCAGAGAAAAAAGTACTCAAA GTTTAAAAAAGACTCCaagcaaaatgttatttacaaacCGGCTGCTGTTGAAAAAGACATAGATCAAACCTCTGTTACCGTATCATAA